One window from the genome of Saprospiraceae bacterium encodes:
- a CDS encoding N(4)-(beta-N-acetylglucosaminyl)-L-asparaginase translates to MFNRRTFLSSTAIGMGSLGSVDHLTDLFAGFGKVRKPVVIATWNNRKAVEAAWNVLNSRGKALDAVEAGARIPESDPEDTSVGYGGYPDRDGFVTLDACIMDELGNAGSVVFLEHIMHPVSVARRVMEKTPHVILAGSGAHQFAIEQGFKEENLLTEKAQKALESWRIKAEYQPKINVERHDTIGILGLDQFGDLSGACTTSGLAFKMRGRVGDSPIIGAGLYVDNEIGAATATGLGEAVIKKVGSFSIVEMMRQGMHPEKACKMAAKRLLGIKTKDEFQVGYIAVNKKGEIGAFALRPGFEAAVITQEGFILLKANSIL, encoded by the coding sequence ATGTTTAATCGTCGCACATTTTTAAGTTCAACTGCCATTGGAATGGGTAGTTTGGGTTCCGTTGATCATTTGACAGATTTGTTTGCAGGATTTGGAAAAGTTCGAAAGCCTGTTGTCATTGCTACCTGGAATAATAGGAAAGCTGTAGAAGCAGCATGGAATGTTTTAAATTCTAGAGGAAAAGCATTGGATGCAGTGGAAGCCGGAGCCCGGATTCCGGAAAGTGATCCGGAAGATACTTCAGTTGGATATGGCGGGTATCCGGATCGGGATGGATTTGTCACGTTGGATGCCTGTATTATGGATGAATTGGGCAATGCCGGTTCTGTCGTTTTTTTAGAACATATCATGCATCCTGTATCCGTCGCACGGCGGGTAATGGAAAAAACACCCCATGTAATTCTTGCAGGATCCGGAGCTCATCAATTTGCAATCGAACAAGGATTTAAAGAAGAGAATTTATTGACTGAAAAAGCACAAAAAGCCCTGGAATCCTGGCGTATAAAGGCAGAATACCAACCAAAAATCAATGTCGAGCGGCATGACACTATTGGGATATTAGGCTTAGACCAATTCGGGGATCTTTCAGGAGCTTGCACCACCAGCGGATTGGCATTTAAAATGAGAGGAAGGGTGGGCGATTCCCCAATTATTGGCGCGGGTCTCTATGTTGATAATGAAATAGGGGCCGCAACGGCAACCGGTTTAGGAGAAGCCGTGATTAAAAAAGTCGGATCATTTTCAATTGTAGAAATGATGCGACAAGGAATGCATCCAGAAAAAGCTTGTAAAATGGCAGCTAAGCGCCTATTAGGGATTAAAACAAAGGATGAATTTCAAGTCGGATACATTGCAGTAAATAAAAAAGGGGAAATTGGGGCATTTGCGCTAAGACCAGGTTTTGAAGCAGCAGTGATCACTCAAGAGGGATTCATCTTACTAAAGGCAAACTCCATTTTATAA
- a CDS encoding response regulator transcription factor: MDRIRYVVADDHQLYVKGFNLLLQRIKTRFPLECIGEAFNGQELLRLINPDSVDLLFLDLNLADNDAALLIPKLKELHSNLKILCISMYTDDKVVREALRKGADGYLSKNTDLDELSNAIDAVMDGEMFLGSNIRITNPERKTVQASQSINRFNAKYQLTKREREILELIAKGKSNKDISALLFISKDTVSVHRKNLMRKLNVKNASGLIKVAYEFNLI; encoded by the coding sequence ATGGATAGGATACGTTATGTGGTAGCAGATGACCATCAACTTTATGTTAAGGGATTTAACCTGCTCCTTCAACGGATCAAAACCAGATTCCCCTTAGAATGCATAGGCGAAGCATTCAATGGTCAGGAACTTCTGAGATTGATCAATCCGGATTCTGTGGATCTTCTGTTTCTCGATCTGAACTTGGCAGATAATGATGCCGCCCTTTTAATACCTAAACTCAAAGAATTGCATAGCAATCTGAAAATTTTATGCATCAGTATGTATACCGATGATAAAGTGGTTCGGGAAGCGTTGCGAAAAGGTGCCGACGGGTATCTTTCTAAAAATACAGACCTCGATGAATTATCCAATGCAATCGATGCAGTAATGGATGGTGAAATGTTTCTCGGATCAAATATCCGAATCACCAATCCGGAACGCAAAACAGTGCAGGCAAGTCAGAGTATTAATCGCTTTAATGCAAAATACCAACTGACCAAACGCGAACGTGAAATTCTCGAACTCATTGCAAAAGGTAAATCCAATAAAGACATTTCTGCTTTATTGTTTATCAGCAAAGACACGGTCAGTGTTCATAGAAAGAACCTCATGAGAAAACTGAATGTAAAAAATGCATCCGGTTTAATCAAAGTCGCCTACGAATTTAATTTGATTTAA
- a CDS encoding T9SS type A sorting domain-containing protein, whose translation MAQPTNCVEDFNNQSNLGPVTQAGNWHSVLSDLYFLTDPFTFSPVLSASDASGASFMSNITDYDLNWYARYGGCQFCFDIRYDEGTINPGTGDRPITIFQNGPVGNLNPNLAAISATFKVNVGIGNSWVRVCIPIDKSSGGNLPSNSYGTWVGPSAAQWDNLIQNVDGISIPVDFAGVSSPTEKIYVDNFCFDRCPLPTLACDDHVNVSLDSTCCAVITPAMVLEGNYPTNCLKVVLKDKYGNVIPTSPKICGQYINQTITFELIDTCTKNKCWGTLIVEDKLGPKIECQNPDTVFCNNTGYNWTIPPGVDNCGGVVKTIVLSDETTKLPCDSFCIARRRITYYYQDQYGNHSDTCVKEICFKKIEFKDIVWPKDTAYSCEVWDTIPPPYVSGVPTAGGYPLYPDWFLCKMAVTYEDQLIPICPKTFKVLRTWTVLDWCKRSPENVYKHYQIVKVLDEKGPKLDCPEDVTVSTDVWSCTGTVIIAPPHVSWECSDSVYVTVEYKITGKNGQLTYEGTDKNNIKKLPNGYFSITGLSMGLNLVTFYVTDQCGNTSTCTTEVTVEDHIPPVAVCDQKTTVALTIDGTAKIEAYTFDDGSHDNCGIDYFEVKRMDNGYPCDTIRGKEWGHYVYFCCEDIGKTIMVAMRVWDRAGNSNTCMVEVEVQDKIPPVIFCPPHITISCEYDYPDLSVFGTVVSDISKQKAIVIKDPKVKFSSQAIDGYAYDGCGVTVVELPPVYALPCGKGTITRTWEATDPRGLKTRCSQVITVVDYNPDNVTVVWPRDTFSTSICTSKPDFDADHLGKPKVYGADKCNTIMINYTDQIFTLEPDACIKVLRKWTVIDWCIYKPNDPQTKGYWSWIQVIKVNNFIAPNFTTSCKDRTIAVFGPGCGGQVDLKAQATDDCTDSADLVWYHEVDLYNDGLSPGNEYLHSGSGADASNYYPIGTHKITFRVKDACGNESWCVFLIKVIDGKLPTPYCIGNIVTTIMPTTKSIAIWAKDYNLNSEDNCTPKDSLKYFFLVNNVLVPSLTLDCSNIGINKLRVYVRDEAGNLDYCEVSLDLQDPNHVCGTSNLGLSGKITTTDNRTMKDVTVIMERNNPAGINQSYTDSQGGYSFSNLTKGADYQIKASYNQNHINGVSTQDIVMIQKHILGIQLFDNAYKYIAADANNSNTITAADIAEIRKLILGITNQFTKNESWRFVPKQTVFNDPNNPWPYTEQIKHQELLTSKANDDFYAVKIGDLSGNATPTGFLGTASRSNESYTIAIADHTFTKGQALRIPVFATEQMLVSGMQMELEANANGTISGIESGVFNLADDNYLIHDNRIKISYTCMQDQLIKSGDVLFTILVHVKQNGSINQIISLNTNTIAAELYDNKIQANRLKLDFDTNSNEQTGLKLYQNAPNPFDESTSLRFELLKADEVQLNVYNLSAELVYSMRVGFTAGKHEIQLNQNQLNGSGIFIVQMKTSDSNQTQRIIRIQK comes from the coding sequence ATGGCCCAACCGACCAACTGTGTTGAAGATTTTAACAACCAATCCAATTTAGGTCCTGTTACCCAGGCTGGAAATTGGCATTCTGTTTTATCTGATCTGTATTTTCTAACTGACCCATTTACATTTAGTCCTGTCTTAAGTGCCAGTGACGCTTCTGGTGCGTCATTTATGAGCAACATTACTGATTATGATTTGAATTGGTATGCACGTTATGGTGGATGCCAATTTTGCTTTGATATCAGATATGATGAAGGCACAATTAATCCTGGAACAGGTGATAGACCAATTACAATATTTCAAAATGGACCAGTAGGGAATCTAAATCCAAATTTGGCTGCAATTTCAGCTACCTTCAAAGTGAATGTTGGAATTGGGAATTCATGGGTTCGTGTTTGTATACCTATTGATAAATCAAGTGGTGGAAATTTACCTTCCAATTCGTATGGAACCTGGGTTGGACCCAGTGCAGCGCAGTGGGATAATTTAATTCAAAATGTAGATGGAATTTCAATACCAGTAGATTTTGCAGGTGTTTCCAGTCCTACTGAAAAAATTTATGTAGATAATTTTTGCTTTGATCGTTGTCCGCTTCCAACCTTAGCGTGCGATGATCACGTAAATGTCTCTTTAGATAGTACCTGTTGTGCAGTAATTACACCAGCCATGGTATTGGAAGGCAATTATCCTACAAACTGTTTAAAAGTAGTATTAAAAGATAAGTATGGCAATGTAATCCCAACAAGTCCGAAGATATGCGGACAGTATATCAATCAAACCATCACGTTTGAGTTGATCGATACGTGTACAAAAAATAAATGCTGGGGAACATTAATAGTAGAAGATAAATTAGGTCCAAAGATTGAGTGTCAAAATCCGGATACGGTATTCTGCAACAACACAGGATATAATTGGACAATTCCACCGGGTGTAGATAATTGTGGCGGTGTTGTAAAAACAATAGTGCTGTCGGATGAAACTACAAAATTACCCTGTGATTCATTTTGCATAGCCCGTCGAAGGATTACATATTATTATCAGGATCAATACGGCAACCACAGCGATACCTGCGTAAAAGAAATATGCTTTAAGAAAATAGAATTTAAAGATATCGTATGGCCAAAAGATACCGCCTATAGTTGCGAGGTATGGGATACAATTCCACCTCCTTACGTATCAGGAGTACCTACAGCAGGAGGCTATCCATTATATCCGGATTGGTTTTTATGCAAAATGGCCGTTACGTATGAAGATCAACTGATTCCAATCTGTCCAAAAACATTTAAAGTATTGCGTACGTGGACGGTGTTGGATTGGTGCAAGAGATCCCCTGAAAATGTATATAAACATTATCAAATTGTAAAAGTGCTGGATGAGAAAGGACCTAAATTAGATTGTCCTGAAGATGTAACGGTAAGCACCGACGTATGGAGCTGTACTGGAACCGTCATCATTGCACCACCACACGTTTCTTGGGAGTGTTCAGATAGCGTGTACGTAACAGTAGAATATAAGATCACTGGAAAAAATGGACAGTTGACCTACGAAGGAACAGACAAGAATAATATTAAAAAATTACCGAATGGATATTTTTCAATCACCGGTTTATCAATGGGTTTAAATCTGGTTACATTTTATGTAACAGATCAATGCGGTAATACAAGTACATGCACAACCGAAGTTACTGTTGAAGATCATATTCCACCAGTAGCAGTATGCGACCAAAAAACAACGGTTGCACTGACAATAGATGGAACTGCAAAAATTGAAGCCTACACCTTTGACGATGGTTCGCATGATAATTGTGGAATCGATTATTTTGAAGTAAAACGAATGGACAATGGATATCCATGTGATACAATCAGAGGAAAAGAATGGGGGCACTATGTGTATTTCTGTTGTGAAGACATAGGCAAAACAATTATGGTAGCGATGAGAGTTTGGGATCGTGCAGGAAACAGCAATACCTGTATGGTAGAAGTAGAAGTTCAAGATAAAATACCACCGGTAATATTTTGCCCACCACATATAACAATTAGTTGTGAATACGACTATCCGGATCTGAGTGTATTTGGAACCGTAGTGTCGGATATCAGTAAACAAAAAGCAATTGTAATAAAAGATCCGAAAGTAAAATTCAGCAGTCAAGCGATCGATGGATATGCATACGATGGTTGTGGAGTCACTGTGGTTGAATTACCGCCGGTATATGCACTTCCATGTGGAAAAGGAACAATTACCCGCACTTGGGAAGCTACGGATCCAAGAGGACTTAAAACGAGATGCAGTCAGGTGATTACAGTCGTTGATTACAATCCTGATAATGTTACTGTGGTGTGGCCAAGAGATACATTTAGTACCAGTATATGTACTAGCAAACCGGATTTTGATGCAGACCATTTAGGGAAACCAAAAGTATACGGAGCTGATAAATGCAACACGATTATGATCAATTACACAGACCAGATATTTACATTGGAACCGGATGCGTGTATAAAAGTATTAAGAAAATGGACGGTGATCGATTGGTGTATTTATAAGCCAAATGATCCACAAACAAAAGGATATTGGAGCTGGATCCAGGTAATCAAAGTAAATAATTTTATTGCACCAAACTTTACAACATCCTGTAAAGACAGAACAATAGCCGTATTCGGACCAGGCTGTGGCGGACAAGTAGATTTAAAAGCACAGGCAACAGATGATTGTACAGATTCAGCTGATTTGGTATGGTATCATGAAGTGGATTTATACAATGATGGATTGTCACCAGGAAATGAATATTTACATTCAGGCTCAGGAGCAGATGCATCAAATTATTATCCGATCGGTACTCATAAAATTACATTTAGAGTAAAGGATGCCTGTGGAAATGAAAGCTGGTGTGTGTTTTTAATAAAAGTAATTGATGGAAAATTACCAACACCTTATTGCATTGGAAATATTGTGACAACCATTATGCCGACAACAAAAAGCATTGCGATATGGGCAAAAGATTACAACCTCAATTCAGAGGATAATTGTACACCAAAAGATAGTTTAAAGTATTTCTTTTTGGTAAACAATGTTTTGGTTCCATCACTTACATTGGATTGTTCAAATATAGGAATCAATAAATTAAGAGTCTATGTACGCGACGAGGCAGGCAATTTAGATTACTGTGAGGTAAGCCTTGATTTACAAGATCCGAATCATGTATGCGGTACTAGCAATCTGGGCTTAAGTGGAAAAATTACTACTACCGACAATCGTACGATGAAAGATGTAACAGTTATCATGGAAAGAAATAATCCAGCTGGAATCAATCAGAGTTATACAGATAGCCAGGGAGGCTATAGTTTTAGCAATCTGACCAAAGGAGCGGATTACCAAATCAAGGCCAGTTACAATCAGAATCACATCAATGGAGTAAGTACCCAAGATATTGTAATGATCCAAAAACACATTTTAGGAATTCAGTTGTTTGACAATGCATACAAATACATTGCAGCTGATGCAAACAACAGCAATACAATCACTGCAGCGGATATTGCCGAAATACGGAAACTGATATTGGGAATTACCAATCAGTTTACTAAGAATGAATCATGGAGATTTGTACCAAAACAAACAGTCTTTAATGATCCAAACAATCCCTGGCCATATACAGAACAGATCAAACACCAGGAGTTGTTGACTTCAAAAGCGAATGATGACTTTTATGCAGTAAAAATTGGAGACCTGAGTGGAAATGCAACTCCAACTGGTTTCCTGGGAACCGCTTCAAGATCAAACGAAAGCTATACAATAGCGATTGCAGATCATACTTTTACAAAAGGACAAGCATTAAGAATACCTGTATTTGCAACAGAGCAAATGCTGGTGTCTGGAATGCAAATGGAATTAGAAGCAAATGCGAATGGAACAATTAGTGGTATAGAATCTGGTGTATTTAATCTTGCAGATGATAATTATTTGATCCATGACAATCGCATCAAAATCAGTTATACATGCATGCAGGACCAGCTTATAAAATCTGGTGATGTTTTGTTTACGATCCTGGTACATGTGAAGCAAAATGGAAGCATAAATCAAATCATTAGCCTAAATACCAATACGATAGCTGCTGAACTTTATGATAATAAGATTCAGGCCAATCGATTGAAACTTGATTTTGATACAAACTCAAATGAACAGACTGGTTTGAAACTGTATCAAAATGCACCAAATCCATTTGATGAAAGCACGAGCCTGCGATTTGAATTATTGAAAGCGGATGAAGTTCAATTGAACGTATACAATCTGTCAGCTGAGTTAGTTTACTCAATGAGAGTTGGATTTACAGCAGGAAAACATGAAATTCAATTAAATCAGAATCAATTAAATGGTTCGGGAATATTCATTGTACAAATGAAGACATCTGATTCCAACCAGACCCAGAGAATTATAAGAATTCAAAAATAA
- a CDS encoding GH92 family glycosyl hydrolase: MKNTMGRFDFACRLRLISICLFAVCWVTDGHAKNQFTFRVGHLSADTSKSKVTNLKKASGVIQDYAAWVNPFVGTGAHGHTFPGAVYPFGMMQLSPDTRLEGWDGCSGYHDSDSLIYGFSHTHLSGTGVPDYCDVLFMPGTGTPVFNNGADGQAGYGSAFKKSSEKASPGYYSVFLDKNKIKAAFTVGKRTGIHHYTYPQPTDQWVIIDLKHRDKLFSGGFTNSSKNSIEGFRISIGWARKQYVYFKSIFSKNIKWIQYSPDSLKAIVHFEENGTNELYAQVGISAVDATGAAKNLESEFDSFNFTKMLTNTRDQWNKLLGRIQINDPDSKEKHVFYTALYHNLIHPSLFQDSDLRYRGMDLNIHSTQADDQFTVFSLWDTYRSTHPLYQWIYPEYNSKFIRTFLRQYQECGHLPVWELAGNETWCMIGNHSIPVIANAFHHKVFDFDTILAKEAIQNTLLNGTNTGIQFMTKGFILSNEESESVSKTIENSLDFAAAASIHCKGLERYNENSYKNLYNPESGFYQARWNNQFIKPFDPLEVNHHYTEANAYQYLFGAHHDIEGMKQLFLLSDKDENKERVLLKRLDDLFYNKAEMTGRVQPDITGLIGQYAHGNEPSHHLAYLYNDANASEKAQDLIKQIKEEFYSNTPEGLIGNEDCGQMSSWYVFSALGFYPVNPFNASYSIGFPSFKNVSIQIPNQKPISIKTSSSSNPKYVNKLLINGKPVSDYFKINSGDQMQFQLGEKPYQVRNQRTKQAVTEYSIRPYVYSGQRVFKDSTHVQLVSIDRKPIEYCYDTTTGQRFKFLNDLIFHSETRLYFRNQSNSQTTEWLYADFIKKPQGMQLKLNAEYANQYAAGGNDALIDGLQGSMDFRDGLWQGYQGKDIHLVLEFSEERNLNYLGIRFLQDQGPWIFMPSQVEFKISEDGKHYETLDLIRNQISQKEEGSILHEFKTSQNFKCRFIQVKAKNAGPLPDWHPGAGGASWLFMDEIIIR, encoded by the coding sequence ATGAAAAACACAATGGGACGTTTTGATTTTGCATGCAGGTTGAGATTGATTAGTATCTGCCTCTTTGCAGTATGTTGGGTCACTGATGGCCATGCAAAAAATCAATTCACATTTAGAGTGGGTCATCTTTCTGCTGATACTTCTAAAAGCAAAGTCACGAACTTAAAAAAGGCATCCGGAGTTATTCAAGATTATGCAGCATGGGTCAATCCATTTGTTGGAACAGGAGCCCATGGTCATACCTTTCCGGGTGCCGTTTATCCTTTTGGGATGATGCAGTTAAGTCCAGATACCAGACTCGAAGGTTGGGATGGATGTTCGGGTTATCACGATTCCGATTCTTTGATTTATGGTTTTAGTCATACCCATCTTTCTGGAACCGGAGTTCCTGATTATTGTGATGTATTATTTATGCCTGGAACAGGAACACCTGTTTTTAATAATGGAGCTGATGGACAAGCAGGCTATGGATCTGCTTTTAAAAAATCCAGCGAGAAAGCAAGCCCGGGTTATTATAGTGTTTTTTTAGATAAGAATAAGATCAAGGCAGCGTTTACGGTTGGAAAACGCACCGGTATTCATCATTATACTTACCCTCAGCCAACTGATCAATGGGTTATCATAGATTTAAAACATCGTGATAAATTATTTAGTGGAGGTTTCACAAATTCAAGCAAAAACTCAATTGAAGGATTTAGAATTTCAATTGGTTGGGCACGAAAACAATATGTTTATTTCAAAAGTATTTTTAGTAAGAATATTAAATGGATTCAGTATAGTCCGGATTCATTAAAAGCCATTGTTCATTTTGAAGAAAATGGGACAAATGAATTGTATGCCCAAGTGGGAATTTCAGCAGTAGATGCTACCGGTGCAGCCAAGAATCTTGAAAGTGAATTTGATTCGTTCAATTTTACTAAAATGCTTACTAATACAAGAGATCAATGGAATAAGTTGCTCGGTAGAATCCAAATTAATGATCCGGATTCAAAAGAGAAACATGTTTTTTATACTGCTTTATACCACAATTTAATTCACCCAAGTTTGTTTCAGGATAGTGACTTGCGCTATCGGGGGATGGATTTAAATATTCATTCAACGCAAGCTGATGATCAGTTTACCGTATTTTCATTATGGGACACCTACCGCTCTACACATCCTCTATATCAATGGATTTATCCAGAATACAATTCTAAATTTATTAGAACCTTTCTACGGCAATATCAGGAATGCGGTCATTTACCTGTTTGGGAATTGGCAGGAAACGAAACCTGGTGTATGATTGGAAATCATTCAATTCCGGTCATTGCAAATGCTTTTCACCATAAAGTATTTGATTTTGATACAATCCTTGCAAAAGAGGCTATTCAAAATACCTTACTCAATGGAACCAATACAGGAATTCAGTTTATGACTAAAGGATTTATTTTATCAAATGAGGAGTCTGAATCCGTTTCAAAAACCATAGAAAATAGTTTGGATTTTGCAGCTGCAGCTTCAATCCATTGTAAAGGGCTGGAACGTTATAATGAAAATTCATATAAAAATTTATACAATCCGGAATCTGGTTTTTATCAAGCTCGTTGGAATAACCAATTTATAAAACCCTTTGATCCCCTTGAAGTCAATCATCATTATACAGAAGCCAATGCCTATCAATATCTTTTTGGTGCACACCACGATATTGAAGGGATGAAGCAACTTTTTTTACTTTCTGATAAAGATGAAAATAAAGAACGCGTATTGTTAAAACGACTGGATGACTTATTTTATAATAAGGCAGAAATGACTGGTAGAGTTCAACCGGATATAACCGGATTAATAGGTCAGTATGCCCATGGCAATGAACCCAGTCATCATTTGGCTTATTTATATAATGATGCAAATGCCTCGGAAAAAGCACAAGACCTCATTAAGCAAATTAAAGAAGAATTTTATAGTAATACACCGGAGGGTTTGATAGGCAATGAAGATTGCGGTCAAATGTCTTCGTGGTATGTTTTTAGTGCTTTGGGATTTTATCCGGTAAATCCTTTTAATGCAAGCTATTCAATAGGCTTTCCTAGTTTCAAAAATGTTAGCATTCAAATTCCAAATCAGAAACCAATTTCAATCAAAACAAGTTCTTCGTCAAACCCAAAATACGTAAATAAACTTTTAATTAACGGAAAACCTGTATCAGACTATTTCAAAATAAATTCCGGAGATCAAATGCAATTTCAACTAGGTGAAAAACCTTACCAAGTAAGGAATCAACGAACCAAGCAAGCAGTTACAGAGTATTCAATAAGACCCTATGTGTATTCTGGCCAACGCGTTTTTAAAGACAGCACCCATGTGCAACTGGTATCAATTGACAGGAAACCCATAGAATATTGTTATGATACGACTACCGGTCAACGATTTAAATTTTTAAATGATTTGATATTCCATTCTGAGACGCGGCTTTACTTCAGAAATCAATCAAATAGTCAAACAACAGAATGGTTGTATGCAGATTTTATCAAAAAACCTCAGGGCATGCAGCTTAAATTGAATGCTGAATATGCAAACCAATATGCAGCAGGAGGCAATGATGCACTGATTGATGGTTTGCAAGGTAGCATGGATTTCAGAGATGGACTATGGCAAGGATATCAGGGAAAAGACATTCATCTGGTGTTGGAATTTTCAGAAGAGCGAAATTTAAATTATTTGGGCATTCGTTTTTTACAAGATCAGGGACCTTGGATTTTTATGCCTTCTCAAGTGGAGTTTAAAATATCAGAAGACGGTAAACATTATGAAACCCTTGATCTGATTCGAAATCAAATTTCACAAAAAGAAGAAGGATCTATTTTGCATGAATTTAAAACCAGTCAAAATTTTAAATGTAGATTTATTCAAGTAAAAGCAAAAAATGCTGGCCCTTTACCGGATTGGCATCCTGGAGCAGGTGGAGCTTCCTGGTTATTTATGGATGAAATAATAATAAGATAG